A region of Solanum dulcamara chromosome 7, daSolDulc1.2, whole genome shotgun sequence DNA encodes the following proteins:
- the LOC129896319 gene encoding uncharacterized protein LOC129896319, producing the protein MAFRSVSSLKSTVNQLKGRSSSLNYATAAMSKLKAASPLQLKEIVPKSRKGDFVPVCVAIGMIGLSTSFGIHTAMQQLRRSPNVFVKKSRRKTLPEIVEPEHVAKEAQKFDNKSLFRKVAHIQDFASKRVIPDTRGDIYTKKPGVETLKTIGVDPKM; encoded by the exons ATGGCTTTCAGATCAgtg TCTTCTCTAAAATCCACAGTGAATCAGTTGAAGGGAAGATCATCATCACTAAATTATGCTACAGCAGCCATGTCAAAACTTAAGGCGGCTTCACCCCTCCAACTCAAAGAGATTGTTCCCAA GTCACGGAAGGGAGACTTCGTGCCAGTGTGTGTGGCGATAGGCATGATCGGACTGTCGACGAGTTTCGGGATACACACGGCGATGCAGCAGCTGAGGCGATCCCCTAATGTATTTGTGAAGAAATCAAGAAGGAAAACTCTGCCAGAAATAGTGGAACCAGAACATGTTGCGAAAGAGGCCCAAAAGTTTGACAACAAATCTTTATTCCGAAAGGTGGCTCACATTCAGGATTTTGCTAGCAAGCGTGTTATTCCTGATACTCGTGGAGACATTTATACAAA GAAGCCGGGTGTGGAGACGTTGAAAACTATAGGAGTGGATCCAAAGATGTAA
- the LOC129896275 gene encoding uncharacterized protein LOC129896275, whose amino-acid sequence MAFKSSSLWKSMAARVSANSAFAKSNVTKWRSYASTAEHPEAKHRGSMKGDFVPVYVSLGLIALSVGFGLQTAKHQLTRAPNVSVKKSRRETIPEVTEPEEVVDEAVKFIRKSFFRRVAHVQDFDNQSVMHYPIRGDVLAREPHTETLKSVGVNP is encoded by the exons ATGGCTTTCAAGTCTTCG AGTTTGTGGAAATCTATGGCTGCTCGTGTTAGCGCAAATTCTGCATTTGCAAAATCAAATGTTACCAAATGGAGGTCATACGCCAGTACTGCTGAGCATCCAGAAGCTAAGCACAG GGGATCCATGAAAGGAGATTTCGTTCCGGTGTACGTATCGCTGGGACTAATAGCGCTATCGGTGGGTTTTGGGTTACAAACTGCGAAGCATCAGCTGACTCGGGCACCCAATGTGTCTGTGAAGAAATCAAGGAGGGAAACTATACCCGAAGTCACTGAACCGGAGGAGGTTGTAGACGAAGCAGTCAAATTCATAAGGAAATCCTTCTTCCGAAGAGTGGCTCATGTTCAGGATTTTGATAATCAATCTGTCATGCATTATCCTATACGTGGGGATGTTCTTGCAAG GGAACCTCACACTGAGACATTGAAATCCGTGGGAGTGAATCCGTAA